In a single window of the Amycolatopsis sp. cg5 genome:
- a CDS encoding AraC family transcriptional regulator gives MDTTGYVVRRVSTMDVAEADRQEFWRDHVGRLHCELEHRFGADRGFGAWTAIQRGGGYQLVEFRSDAVGYVRSSRMTARDPNEELRVIVPLHGSVRVELDGMCQTVGVGGAGVVGAHRPFGLAHDDGLRALIFTAPELPRGTPGVLDLTGGLGAVLGANLRRVAAERERLDRGQFRLLCRQLTELVQALTEPAEGSLVERAFRDHVGRCADDPKLTGEGAALALGWSLRRVQAALQAAGTTPSEVIRDQRLANAHARLRNPANRGRGVAEIAFASGFSSTSAFAEAFRRRYGETPSQTRG, from the coding sequence ATGGATACGACCGGCTATGTGGTCAGGCGAGTGTCCACGATGGACGTCGCCGAGGCCGACCGGCAGGAGTTCTGGCGCGACCATGTCGGGCGGCTGCACTGCGAACTCGAGCACCGGTTCGGCGCCGACCGCGGTTTCGGTGCTTGGACGGCGATCCAGCGCGGTGGCGGGTATCAGCTGGTCGAGTTCCGGTCGGACGCGGTCGGCTACGTCCGGTCCTCGCGGATGACGGCTCGCGATCCCAACGAAGAGCTGCGCGTGATCGTGCCGCTGCACGGCTCCGTGCGGGTGGAACTCGACGGGATGTGCCAGACGGTCGGGGTCGGTGGGGCGGGTGTCGTGGGTGCGCATCGGCCGTTCGGGCTCGCGCATGACGATGGGCTGCGGGCGTTGATCTTCACTGCGCCCGAACTGCCGCGCGGCACGCCGGGCGTGCTGGATCTGACCGGTGGGCTCGGTGCGGTGCTCGGCGCGAACCTGCGGCGGGTCGCCGCGGAACGGGAACGACTGGACCGTGGCCAGTTCCGGCTGCTGTGCCGTCAGCTGACCGAGCTGGTGCAGGCACTGACCGAGCCTGCCGAAGGTTCGCTGGTCGAACGCGCTTTCCGTGATCATGTCGGGCGGTGCGCCGACGACCCGAAGCTCACGGGTGAGGGCGCTGCTCTCGCGCTGGGCTGGTCGTTGCGGCGGGTGCAAGCCGCGCTGCAGGCCGCCGGGACCACGCCGAGTGAGGTCATCCGGGATCAGCGGCTAGCCAACGCCCACGCGAGGCTGCGTAACCCGGCAAACCGGGGACGTGGCGTCGCCGAGATCGCGTTCGCCTCGGGATTCTCGTCCACCAGCGCGTTCGCCGAGGCGTTTCGACGGCGCTATGGCGAGACGCCTAGCCAGACGCGCGGTTAA
- a CDS encoding alpha/beta fold hydrolase, with protein MPEIAVNGTTLAYDDTGPRTGSTLVFSHSLFFNRTMFAPLVAHFADRYRVITYDHRGQGESAPAALPDLSMDVLTEDAAALIEALDLGRVHFIGNSMGGFVALRLAARRPDLLRSAVALGSSAEEEHQAVHFAPLLAKMRAEGAAPLVDVVTYIMFGDTSLASESPMLAEWRAYFAALPESIADSAHHVIHRDNIVAELASVEVPVLAIAGAEDHTYPPPISSENIASATGGRHVTVAGAGHSVALEQPAEVAAHLEKHLSES; from the coding sequence ATGCCCGAAATCGCCGTCAACGGCACCACACTCGCGTACGACGACACCGGCCCCCGCACCGGCTCAACGCTCGTGTTCAGCCACTCGCTTTTCTTCAACCGCACCATGTTCGCCCCGCTCGTGGCGCACTTTGCCGACCGCTACCGCGTGATCACCTACGACCACCGCGGCCAGGGCGAAAGCGCGCCGGCGGCACTGCCCGACCTGAGCATGGACGTGCTGACCGAGGACGCCGCCGCCCTCATCGAGGCACTCGACCTGGGCCGCGTCCACTTCATCGGCAACTCGATGGGCGGTTTCGTCGCACTCCGCCTCGCCGCCCGCAGACCCGACCTGCTGCGTTCGGCCGTCGCACTGGGTTCCTCGGCCGAGGAAGAGCACCAAGCCGTCCACTTCGCGCCCCTGCTGGCCAAGATGCGTGCCGAGGGCGCGGCGCCACTCGTCGACGTCGTGACGTACATAATGTTCGGTGACACCTCGCTGGCCTCGGAGTCACCGATGCTCGCCGAGTGGCGCGCGTACTTCGCGGCGCTGCCCGAGTCCATCGCGGACAGCGCCCACCACGTGATTCACCGCGACAACATCGTCGCCGAACTCGCCTCGGTCGAGGTCCCGGTGCTCGCGATCGCCGGTGCGGAGGACCACACCTACCCGCCGCCGATCTCCTCGGAGAACATCGCGTCGGCCACCGGCGGCCGCCACGTGACGGTCGCCGGGGCCGGGCACTCGGTCGCGCTCGAACAACCCGCCGAAGTCGCGGCCCACCTCGAAAAACACCTCAGTGAGTCGTGA
- a CDS encoding sensor histidine kinase — translation MECGRLAWWDGRASLLALDVAVAAAAIAFSLASGDPADPHPPLHVPAVIVSGLALLARRRWPFVVLLVSAAATALDVTLLPLMISLYTVAAKRGISVATGVAALVTIVIIAVPHAFQGPFDWTVAVIALGMSVVGPALAGLWMHQRAALLAVLRERAEEAERTRTLLADQAVFAERRRIAREMHDVVAHRVTAVALQAGALSVMASDERTERAAETIRAVSATALEELRDILRVLRDEDATTPTRSGEGALASLEALVDEVVATGARVELRMPDPLPTVPDQVGRAVYRVVQESLTNAAKHAPHAAVEVRLATGDGRLDVEVTNRLTPRSAGVPGSGYGLVGMRERVELTGGTLEAGRIGDGRFRVLARFPLGEAK, via the coding sequence ATGGAATGCGGAAGGCTCGCCTGGTGGGACGGCCGGGCGAGCCTGCTCGCGCTCGATGTCGCGGTCGCCGCGGCTGCCATCGCGTTCTCGCTGGCCAGCGGTGACCCGGCCGACCCGCACCCGCCGTTGCACGTCCCGGCGGTGATCGTCTCGGGCCTGGCGCTGCTGGCGCGTCGTCGCTGGCCGTTCGTCGTGCTGCTGGTCTCGGCGGCCGCGACGGCGCTCGACGTCACGCTGCTGCCGCTGATGATCTCGCTGTACACCGTCGCGGCCAAGCGCGGGATCAGCGTCGCGACCGGCGTCGCGGCGCTGGTGACCATCGTGATCATCGCTGTCCCCCATGCCTTCCAGGGACCGTTCGACTGGACGGTCGCGGTCATCGCGCTGGGCATGTCCGTGGTCGGCCCGGCGCTCGCCGGGCTGTGGATGCATCAGCGCGCCGCGCTGCTCGCGGTGCTGCGTGAGCGCGCCGAGGAGGCCGAGCGCACCCGCACCTTGCTCGCCGACCAGGCCGTCTTCGCCGAGCGGCGCCGGATCGCGCGTGAGATGCACGACGTCGTCGCCCATCGGGTCACCGCGGTCGCGCTGCAGGCGGGCGCGTTGTCGGTGATGGCGAGCGACGAGCGCACCGAACGGGCCGCCGAGACGATCCGCGCCGTCAGCGCCACCGCGCTCGAAGAGCTCCGCGACATCCTGCGCGTGCTGCGCGACGAGGACGCGACGACGCCGACCAGGTCAGGCGAAGGCGCGCTCGCCTCGCTCGAAGCGCTGGTGGACGAGGTCGTCGCGACCGGCGCGCGGGTCGAGCTGCGGATGCCCGACCCGCTCCCCACGGTCCCCGATCAGGTCGGCCGCGCGGTGTATCGCGTCGTCCAGGAGTCGTTGACCAACGCCGCCAAGCACGCGCCGCACGCCGCCGTCGAGGTGCGCCTGGCGACCGGAGACGGCAGGCTCGACGTCGAGGTGACCAACCGGCTCACCCCGCGGTCGGCGGGTGTGCCCGGTTCCGGCTACGGCCTGGTCGGCATGCGCGAGCGTGTCGAGCTGACCGGCGGCACGCTGGAAGCGGGACGGATCGGCGACGGCCGGTTCCGCGTGCTCGCGCGGTTCCCGCTCGGAGAGGCGAAATGA
- a CDS encoding alpha/beta fold hydrolase: MSRKRTPGPDAVPAFSAFDGTNLAYHVLGDGEPLVCLPGGPMQDADYLGDLGGLAERFRLILLDPRGTGESAVPSSLPSYRCDRQVDDVEALREHLGLERLNLLAHSAGANLAVLYAAGYPERVAKLVLVTPSTHALGIMVTPGDRRAAVQTRAGESWYGPASEAFDRVNAGGATNSDWDALAPFTYARWDATTQAHHARGETRRNDRAAILFGAKGAFNPEATREMLAACDAPVLVLAGEYDVNSPPRVVAELADAFPNSTLDLMSGVAHCPWLDDPAGFGRTVTGFLASR; encoded by the coding sequence GTGTCAAGGAAAAGAACACCCGGTCCTGACGCCGTGCCCGCCTTCAGCGCGTTCGACGGAACGAACCTCGCCTACCACGTGCTCGGCGACGGCGAGCCCTTGGTCTGCCTGCCGGGCGGCCCGATGCAGGACGCCGACTACCTCGGCGATCTCGGCGGCCTGGCCGAGCGCTTCCGGCTGATCCTGCTCGACCCGCGCGGCACCGGCGAGTCGGCGGTCCCGTCGAGCCTGCCTTCGTACCGCTGCGATCGCCAGGTCGACGACGTCGAAGCGCTGCGCGAGCACCTGGGCCTGGAGCGGCTGAACCTGCTCGCGCACTCCGCGGGCGCGAACCTCGCCGTGCTGTACGCGGCCGGGTACCCCGAACGGGTCGCCAAGCTCGTGCTGGTGACGCCGAGTACCCACGCGCTCGGCATCATGGTCACGCCGGGGGACCGGCGCGCTGCGGTCCAGACCCGTGCGGGTGAGTCCTGGTACGGGCCCGCATCGGAAGCTTTCGACCGCGTCAACGCGGGCGGCGCCACGAACAGCGACTGGGACGCGCTCGCCCCCTTCACCTACGCCCGCTGGGACGCCACGACGCAAGCTCACCACGCCCGGGGCGAGACGCGCCGCAACGACCGTGCCGCGATCCTGTTCGGCGCCAAGGGAGCGTTCAACCCCGAAGCGACCAGGGAGATGCTGGCCGCCTGCGACGCACCGGTCCTCGTGCTGGCGGGGGAGTACGACGTCAACAGCCCGCCGAGGGTCGTGGCCGAGCTCGCCGACGCGTTCCCCAACTCCACGCTCGACCTGATGTCGGGCGTCGCCCACTGCCCGTGGCTCGACGATCCGGCCGGGTTCGGCAGGACCGTCACCGGGTTCCTGGCGTCCCGATGA
- a CDS encoding response regulator — translation MTVKVLLLEDEELVRGGIRMILESADDIEVVAEDTDGARAIELTDRYRPDVVLTDVQMPEVDGIEVTKRLTARPSPPAVVILTTFDVDEYVYAALRHGASGFLLKHTPPKELINAIRVVARGEAMLSPRITKRLLANFATGTTGEIARAKLAALTPRERDVAAQIGQGLSNSEIAKVLMLSESTVKVHIGHIMAKLEAANRTQVAILAHDGGLA, via the coding sequence ATGACGGTCAAGGTGCTCTTGCTCGAAGACGAGGAGCTGGTCCGCGGCGGCATCCGCATGATCCTCGAGTCCGCCGACGACATCGAGGTCGTCGCCGAAGACACCGACGGCGCGCGGGCGATCGAACTGACCGACCGATACCGCCCCGATGTGGTGCTCACCGACGTCCAGATGCCCGAGGTCGACGGCATCGAGGTCACCAAACGCCTCACCGCGCGCCCGTCACCGCCCGCCGTGGTCATCCTGACCACGTTCGACGTCGACGAGTACGTCTACGCGGCGCTGCGGCACGGCGCGTCCGGGTTCCTGCTCAAGCACACCCCGCCCAAGGAACTGATCAACGCGATTAGGGTGGTCGCGCGCGGCGAGGCGATGCTGTCGCCCCGCATCACCAAACGCCTGCTCGCGAACTTCGCCACCGGCACGACCGGCGAAATCGCCCGCGCCAAACTGGCCGCGCTGACCCCCCGCGAACGCGACGTCGCCGCCCAGATCGGCCAAGGGCTGAGCAACAGCGAGATCGCGAAGGTCCTGATGCTCAGCGAATCCACCGTGAAAGTCCACATTGGACACATCATGGCCAAGCTGGAGGCCGCGAACCGGACCCAGGTGGCCATTCTCGCGCACGACGGCGGCTTGGCCTGA
- a CDS encoding transposase, protein MARDYRPVDREQEFLLPPSMADWLPDDHLVWFVIAVVGRLDTSAFHATAKRGGVGRRGYDPEMLLTLFVYAMAHGVSSSRRIERLCLTDVAFRIICAQDIPDHTVLARFRQRHEAALTDLLTESLVLAAELGMVSLGVVAFDGTKIAANASKDANRTEAHLRKLAEKFVEETAQTDAADDARFGADRRGDEPPPDLRDRTRRGERITAALEQIQSRRDAAEQAGEGRAEIARAYDAAVAAGLTRGGAPPRGADRVAVARARLDRERATAVSRWEAWHAQMRSGGGRRPSGKAAVPPEDHSRVRRARAAYEAALSRAEQAAATAKSQTQTDKFVANTTDPQSRLLKTRNGWVQGYNCQTAVSDDEFLVSARATQDTNDLDQFVPTADDVLATAGKLARRTGRGDLTVGVMIGDAGYDSTANLETAGPDRLIADAKGRTVNTRAATDPATGDPPKNATAREKMNHRLRTAEGVTLYRRRGAMIEAPNAWLKDRRGLTRFARRGLTAAQAELSLAAAVTNLLKLWTKGITTAQIRTT, encoded by the coding sequence GTGGCAAGGGATTATCGGCCGGTTGATCGTGAGCAGGAGTTTCTGTTGCCGCCGTCGATGGCGGACTGGTTGCCGGATGATCATCTGGTGTGGTTCGTGATCGCGGTGGTGGGGCGGCTGGACACGTCGGCGTTTCACGCGACGGCGAAGCGTGGTGGGGTCGGGCGGCGTGGGTATGACCCGGAGATGCTGCTGACGTTGTTCGTGTATGCGATGGCGCATGGGGTGTCCTCGTCGCGGCGGATCGAGCGGTTGTGCCTGACCGATGTGGCGTTCCGGATCATCTGCGCGCAGGACATCCCGGATCACACGGTGCTGGCCCGGTTCCGCCAGCGTCACGAGGCGGCGCTGACGGATCTGCTGACCGAGTCGCTGGTGCTGGCCGCCGAACTGGGGATGGTGTCGCTGGGGGTGGTCGCGTTCGACGGCACCAAGATCGCCGCCAACGCGAGTAAGGACGCCAACCGCACCGAGGCTCACCTGCGGAAACTGGCCGAGAAGTTCGTTGAGGAGACCGCGCAGACCGACGCGGCCGACGACGCCCGCTTCGGCGCCGACCGGCGCGGCGACGAACCACCACCGGACCTGCGTGACCGCACCCGTCGCGGTGAACGGATCACGGCCGCGCTGGAGCAGATCCAGTCCCGTCGCGACGCGGCCGAGCAGGCCGGCGAGGGGCGGGCTGAGATCGCGCGGGCCTATGACGCCGCGGTCGCCGCCGGCCTCACCCGTGGCGGGGCCCCGCCGCGAGGCGCGGACCGGGTCGCGGTGGCCCGAGCACGCCTGGACCGGGAGCGAGCCACAGCGGTGTCCCGCTGGGAGGCCTGGCACGCCCAGATGCGATCCGGCGGCGGGCGCCGCCCGTCGGGGAAAGCAGCGGTGCCGCCGGAGGATCACAGCAGGGTCCGGCGGGCCCGCGCCGCCTATGAGGCCGCGCTCTCCCGCGCTGAACAGGCCGCCGCCACCGCGAAATCCCAGACGCAGACCGACAAGTTCGTGGCGAACACGACCGACCCGCAATCACGGCTGCTCAAGACCCGCAACGGCTGGGTCCAGGGCTACAACTGCCAGACCGCGGTCAGCGACGACGAATTCCTCGTGTCCGCCCGCGCCACCCAGGACACCAACGACCTCGACCAGTTCGTGCCCACCGCCGATGATGTCCTCGCCACCGCCGGGAAGCTGGCCCGGCGCACCGGCCGCGGTGACCTCACCGTCGGCGTGATGATCGGCGACGCCGGCTACGACTCGACCGCCAACCTTGAGACCGCGGGCCCGGACCGTCTCATCGCCGATGCCAAAGGCCGCACCGTGAACACTCGAGCCGCCACCGACCCGGCCACCGGCGACCCACCCAAGAACGCCACCGCGCGGGAGAAGATGAACCACCGGCTACGCACCGCAGAAGGCGTGACCCTCTACCGACGACGCGGCGCGATGATCGAAGCACCCAACGCCTGGCTCAAAGACCGCCGCGGGCTCACCCGCTTCGCCCGCCGAGGACTCACCGCCGCCCAAGCCGAACTCTCCCTCGCCGCCGCAGTCACCAACCTGCTCAAACTCTGGACCAAGGGCATCACCACCGCCCAGATCCGCACCACCTGA
- a CDS encoding DUF5997 family protein, which produces MTSQKTPQTMKPATAAKKLGVYLEATPGEFQEGVVSRDELNALQADPPEWLRELRRNGPHPRPVMAAKLGISIGGLARGGITDPLTTEQIDALKQENPGWLERERATQAEVRKEALRVKEKNTRS; this is translated from the coding sequence ATGACGTCGCAGAAAACGCCCCAGACGATGAAGCCCGCGACCGCGGCGAAGAAGCTGGGTGTGTACCTCGAAGCCACTCCCGGTGAGTTCCAGGAGGGTGTCGTCTCCCGCGACGAGCTGAACGCGCTGCAGGCCGACCCACCGGAGTGGCTGCGCGAGCTGCGCCGCAACGGCCCGCACCCGCGCCCGGTGATGGCGGCCAAACTGGGCATCTCCATCGGCGGCCTCGCGCGCGGCGGCATCACCGACCCGCTCACCACCGAGCAGATCGACGCGCTGAAGCAGGAGAACCCCGGCTGGCTGGAGCGCGAGCGCGCCACCCAGGCCGAGGTTCGCAAGGAAGCCTTGCGTGTCAAGGAAAAGAACACCCGGTCCTGA
- a CDS encoding UvrD-helicase domain-containing protein, translating into MNLSRHAMRVADQESVKLLAQAFPGLDSLRRRVLTAMLAKTTGNWHLLAHRRMPDETKADAFVVGATGVSAVMIAENPPGEAAFQAVMRHAEERCAGIRDYQGQVLHGTSINFVLVVPGTGNGKEPRGTGPYWTLAESDLRKLFQRDAVHLTKRQIDIIAKQAAERLGEYLPMKIGMAKPDRDTAGLLAAEDLTADQISAAQMRPFDAWLTFLHPQQQAIVSRHYNGPARISGPAGTGKTVVALHRLRHLARRSTGPLLFTTFVRTLPAVNEASFRRLAPEVADRVDFIHLHAWLRRLLEERGKSVKVNSAQVTTAFSLAWSAHRELLEPFEPSADYWRTEIDRVIKGRGITTLDEYLKAPRKGRVLRLGTNQKELVWRFFEAYQDKLAEKNLHDYNDMISIALAELTSRPLPERYAAVVIDEVQDITLLGLRLLNQLAGDGPNRLLLVGDGQQQVYPGGWRLSDAGIPIQGRGEVLRVNYRNRTEVLSFAQRFDATNQVDDLDGDQGVALLDAESANSGGESRTWRGSADDLRDELLAQIKALTVPLGQTALIVFHRRALVHCTKLLREAGVPWLPLDEYTGESDDKLKVGTVHRAKGLDFQAVFVVQFPHREPIGKAAEEESAELRGRQSLVAATRARDFLWWGVVTDSGS; encoded by the coding sequence GTGAACCTGAGCAGGCACGCGATGCGAGTCGCCGATCAGGAGTCGGTGAAACTGCTGGCACAGGCATTTCCCGGGCTTGATTCGCTGCGCCGCCGCGTGCTCACCGCGATGCTCGCGAAGACCACGGGCAACTGGCATCTGCTGGCGCACCGGAGAATGCCGGACGAAACCAAGGCGGACGCGTTCGTCGTCGGCGCCACGGGCGTGTCCGCCGTGATGATCGCCGAAAATCCGCCTGGCGAGGCCGCGTTCCAGGCCGTGATGCGGCACGCGGAAGAACGGTGCGCCGGTATCCGCGACTATCAAGGACAGGTTCTGCACGGCACGTCAATCAATTTCGTACTCGTCGTGCCTGGCACGGGAAACGGCAAGGAGCCGCGCGGCACCGGTCCCTATTGGACACTCGCGGAATCCGATCTGCGCAAGCTTTTCCAGCGCGACGCGGTCCATCTCACGAAGCGTCAAATCGACATTATCGCCAAGCAGGCGGCCGAACGGCTCGGCGAATACCTGCCGATGAAGATCGGCATGGCCAAACCCGACCGGGACACCGCCGGCCTGCTGGCCGCGGAAGATCTCACGGCTGATCAGATCAGTGCCGCGCAAATGCGGCCGTTCGACGCCTGGCTCACGTTTCTGCATCCGCAACAGCAGGCCATTGTTTCGCGCCACTACAACGGACCCGCCAGGATCAGCGGCCCGGCGGGCACCGGCAAGACCGTGGTCGCGTTGCACCGGCTCCGCCATCTCGCGAGGCGCTCCACCGGGCCGCTGCTGTTCACCACGTTCGTGCGCACCTTGCCCGCCGTCAACGAGGCGTCGTTCCGCAGGCTGGCGCCGGAAGTCGCCGACCGGGTCGATTTCATCCACCTGCACGCTTGGCTGCGGCGGCTGCTCGAGGAACGCGGCAAGAGCGTGAAGGTCAACTCGGCGCAGGTCACGACGGCGTTCAGCCTGGCCTGGTCCGCGCACCGCGAGCTCCTCGAACCGTTCGAGCCCTCGGCCGACTACTGGCGCACCGAAATCGACCGTGTCATCAAAGGCCGCGGCATCACGACGCTCGACGAGTACCTCAAAGCGCCCCGAAAAGGGCGCGTTCTCCGGCTCGGCACCAACCAGAAGGAACTGGTCTGGCGTTTCTTCGAGGCGTACCAGGACAAACTGGCCGAGAAGAACCTCCACGACTACAACGACATGATCAGCATCGCGCTCGCCGAACTCACCTCGCGGCCGCTGCCCGAGCGCTACGCGGCCGTGGTCATCGACGAGGTCCAGGACATCACCCTGCTGGGCCTGCGGCTGCTCAACCAGCTCGCCGGCGACGGCCCGAACCGCCTCCTGCTGGTCGGCGACGGCCAGCAACAGGTCTACCCGGGCGGCTGGCGGCTCTCCGACGCCGGCATCCCGATCCAAGGCCGCGGCGAAGTGCTGCGCGTGAACTACCGCAACCGCACCGAGGTGCTCTCGTTCGCCCAGCGCTTCGACGCGACGAACCAGGTCGACGACCTCGACGGCGACCAAGGCGTCGCGCTACTCGACGCCGAGTCCGCCAACTCGGGTGGCGAAAGCCGCACCTGGCGCGGTTCCGCGGATGACCTGCGCGACGAACTTCTCGCGCAGATCAAGGCGTTGACCGTCCCGCTCGGGCAGACGGCGCTGATCGTGTTCCATCGCCGCGCGCTCGTCCACTGCACGAAACTGTTGCGTGAAGCCGGGGTTCCTTGGCTGCCGCTCGACGAGTACACCGGCGAGTCCGACGACAAGCTGAAGGTCGGCACGGTGCACCGGGCGAAGGGGCTCGACTTCCAGGCCGTGTTCGTCGTGCAGTTCCCGCATCGGGAACCGATCGGGAAGGCCGCGGAGGAAGAGTCGGCCGAGCTGCGCGGCCGTCAATCGCTGGTCGCGGCCACCCGGGCCCGCGACTTCCTGTGGTGGGGCGTCGTCACGGACAGCGGGTCGTGA
- a CDS encoding LysR family substrate-binding domain-containing protein gives MTGSDVPLSFTLAYVPGVTPTKWVRTWNERLPEVTLDLVQVTPAEAEGRIRERAADAALLRLPIDREGLHAIPLYTETTVVVVPKDHLVAAADEVSIEDLADAVVLHPLDDTLGWEKLPGQPAIERPETTADAIELVAAGVGLLVVPQSLARLHHRKDLTYRPLTDAPESRVALSWLEDETTDLMEQFIGIVRGRTVNSTRGRPAPEKTPAKAKAKAKRPEKPAVNKSRQQTPKRGKPRRRS, from the coding sequence GTGACCGGCTCGGACGTACCTCTCTCCTTCACTCTCGCGTACGTCCCCGGCGTGACGCCCACCAAGTGGGTGCGGACCTGGAACGAGCGGCTGCCCGAGGTGACGCTCGACCTCGTCCAGGTGACGCCCGCCGAGGCCGAGGGCCGGATCCGTGAGCGCGCGGCCGACGCGGCGCTGCTGCGGCTGCCGATCGACCGCGAAGGCCTGCACGCGATCCCGCTCTACACCGAGACGACCGTGGTCGTGGTGCCGAAGGACCATCTCGTGGCCGCGGCCGACGAGGTGTCCATCGAGGACCTGGCCGACGCCGTCGTGCTGCACCCGCTCGACGACACGCTCGGCTGGGAGAAGCTGCCCGGTCAGCCCGCCATCGAGCGCCCCGAGACGACCGCGGACGCCATCGAGCTGGTGGCCGCCGGGGTCGGGCTGCTGGTCGTCCCGCAGTCGCTCGCGCGGCTGCACCACCGCAAGGACCTCACCTACCGGCCCCTCACGGACGCGCCGGAGTCGCGCGTCGCGTTGTCGTGGCTCGAAGACGAGACGACCGACCTGATGGAGCAGTTCATCGGGATCGTCCGCGGCCGCACGGTCAACAGCACCCGCGGGCGGCCCGCGCCGGAGAAGACTCCGGCCAAAGCCAAGGCGAAGGCGAAACGCCCCGAGAAGCCTGCCGTGAACAAGAGCCGTCAGCAGACTCCGAAGCGCGGAAAGCCGCGTCGCCGTTCTTAG
- a CDS encoding PLDc N-terminal domain-containing protein has translation MHAVQVLATQTRPEAWVAGGLIIAVILAFALLFLGALVSILGSPLSGGMKLVWVIFALCAPFLGSLLWFVVGKGNAYRQVGA, from the coding sequence ATGCACGCCGTCCAAGTACTCGCCACGCAGACCCGGCCGGAGGCCTGGGTCGCGGGCGGGCTGATCATCGCCGTCATCCTCGCGTTCGCGCTGCTGTTCCTCGGCGCGCTGGTCAGCATCCTGGGGTCGCCGCTCAGCGGGGGTATGAAGCTGGTCTGGGTGATCTTCGCGTTGTGCGCGCCGTTCCTCGGGTCGCTGCTGTGGTTCGTCGTCGGCAAAGGGAACGCCTACCGGCAGGTGGGGGCGTGA
- a CDS encoding ATP-binding cassette domain-containing protein, translating to MSAAIVAAGLTKRYRNGGGVENLSFAVRPGVVTGFLGPNGAGKSTAIRLMLGLTHGEGQTTFGGLGYAQLDDPTRTVGVFLEASAVHPARTAAAHLRMIAAGGGLPAKRVREVLGIVGLESVADKAAGQFSLGMKQRLGLAAALLGDPEYLILDEPANGLDPEGVRWIRRFLRGLAGEGRTIFASSHLLGEMSQLADDLIVIGDGRLLSAGPMAEFVERHSCTDVVVRTQQAAALQVALTRTGLRVSQEQPGELVVGTADTEVVADVAARAGVAVRELFVRRSGLEEAFLAATAGSVRHRGEIS from the coding sequence GTGAGCGCCGCGATCGTCGCGGCCGGGCTGACCAAGCGGTATCGCAACGGTGGTGGCGTCGAGAATCTCTCGTTCGCCGTGCGGCCCGGGGTGGTGACGGGGTTTCTCGGGCCGAATGGCGCCGGGAAGTCGACGGCGATCAGGCTCATGCTCGGGCTTACACATGGCGAGGGCCAGACGACGTTCGGCGGGCTCGGCTACGCGCAACTCGATGATCCGACAAGGACAGTCGGGGTCTTTCTCGAGGCGAGTGCGGTGCATCCGGCGCGGACGGCCGCCGCGCATCTGCGGATGATCGCCGCGGGCGGCGGGCTGCCCGCGAAACGGGTTCGTGAGGTGCTCGGCATCGTCGGGCTCGAATCGGTGGCGGACAAGGCCGCCGGTCAGTTCAGCCTTGGTATGAAACAACGTCTCGGGCTGGCCGCGGCGCTGCTCGGCGACCCGGAGTACCTGATACTCGACGAGCCCGCCAATGGCCTCGATCCCGAGGGGGTGCGCTGGATCCGCCGGTTCCTGCGCGGGCTGGCCGGCGAGGGGCGCACGATCTTCGCGTCGTCGCATCTGCTCGGTGAGATGTCCCAGCTCGCCGATGACCTGATCGTCATCGGGGACGGCCGGTTGCTGTCGGCCGGGCCGATGGCGGAGTTCGTCGAGCGGCATTCGTGCACCGACGTGGTCGTGCGCACGCAGCAGGCCGCCGCGTTGCAGGTGGCGTTGACGCGCACGGGTTTGCGGGTCAGCCAGGAGCAGCCGGGGGAACTCGTCGTCGGGACCGCGGACACCGAGGTCGTCGCGGATGTGGCGGCGCGGGCGGGTGTCGCGGTGCGGGAGTTGTTCGTGCGGCGCAGCGGGCTCGAAGAGGCGTTCTTGGCGGCTACCGCAGGCTCGGTCCGGCATCGAGGGGAGATTTCGTGA